The DNA region CGCCACCGACTGCAGCAATGCCTTCAAACGCCGCAGCGCTTCATTGCGGTTCTGTTCCTGATTGCGGAATTCCTGCGCCTTGATGATGACCACCCCATCCCTGGTGATGCGCTGGTCATTGAGCTGCAGCAGGCGCTCCTTGAATCCTTGCGGCAACGATGAGGCAGCGATATCGAAACGCAGATGCACCGCGCTCGACACCTTGTTCACGTTCTGGCCACCCGCCCCCTGCGCTCGCACCGCCGTCAGTTCAACCTCGCGTTCGGGGATGACGACGTTGTGGGCGATGTACAACATGGCTCAGGCCATCACCCGTATCTGCGCATCGCCCAGCATGACCACCTGCCCGGCACGGATCTTGGCAGTCTTGCGCAGCTCGATTTTTCCATCGACGGACACCACGCCCTCGGCCACCAGCATCTTGCCTGCCCCGCCGCTGGCACAGACCCCTGCCAGCTTGAGCAACTGGTTCAGCTCGATGAAATCGCCGCGCAGATGGAAATCGATTCGTTGCATCAGAGTTTGACCGCGTGCTCGCGCGTCGCATGGAAGACAACCTTGGGCCAGCGCTCCTGCGTCAGATTGAGGTTCACCTTGTTCGGCGCGAGATAAGCAAGGTTGCCCGCCGCGTCGATGGAAAGGTTGTGCGACAGCGCTTTCTGGAAGTCGGCGA from Sideroxyarcus emersonii includes:
- the arfB gene encoding alternative ribosome rescue aminoacyl-tRNA hydrolase ArfB; amino-acid sequence: MLYIAHNVVIPEREVELTAVRAQGAGGQNVNKVSSAVHLRFDIAASSLPQGFKERLLQLNDQRITRDGVVIIKAQEFRNQEQNRNEALRRLKALLQSVAVPPKQRIATRPTRSAQRQRVESKVKRGAIKSLRGRVVD
- a CDS encoding RNA-binding S4 domain-containing protein, yielding MQRIDFHLRGDFIELNQLLKLAGVCASGGAGKMLVAEGVVSVDGKIELRKTAKIRAGQVVMLGDAQIRVMA